Proteins encoded together in one Sceloporus undulatus isolate JIND9_A2432 ecotype Alabama chromosome 4, SceUnd_v1.1, whole genome shotgun sequence window:
- the RRM2B gene encoding ribonucleoside-diphosphate reductase subunit M2 B isoform X2: protein MAERRGCLTAAAAAAAAASRPQSPDARLFSDGLGNDLKSNEEPLLRKNPRRFVIFPIQYPDIWKMYKQAQASFWTAEEVDLSKDLPHWNKLKSEEKYFISHILAFFAASDGIVNENLVERFSQEVQVPEARCFYGFQILIENVHSEMYSLLIDTYIKDPEERDFLFNAIETMPCVKKKADWALRWIRDRKATFGERVVAFASVEGIFFSGAFAAIFWLKKRGLMPGLTFSNELISRDEYLVNKPLEERVREIIVNAVEIEQEFLTEALPVGLIGMNCTLMKQYIEFVADRLLLELGFSKVFQAENPFDFMENISLEGKTNFFEKRVSEYQRFAVMAETNDNVFTLDADF, encoded by the exons AGGCTGTTCTCTGATGgtcttggaaatgacttaaaatcAAACGAAGAGCCCCTCTTAAGAAAAAATCCTCGACGGTTTGTCATTTTCCCAATCCAGTATCCTGATATATGGAAAATGTACAAACAGGCTCAAGCTTCTTTCTGGACAGCAGAAGAG GTTGACTTATCTAAGGATCTCCCTCACTGGAACAAACTGAAATCAGAGGAGAAGTACTTTATTTCACATATTCTAGCTTTTTTTGCAGCCAGTGATGGAATTGTGAATGAAAACTTG GTAGAACGCTTTAGCCAGGAAGTGCAGGTCCCAGAGGCTCGCTGCTTCTATGGTTTCCAGATACTAATAGAAAATGTTCATTCAGAGATGTACAGTTTATTAATAGATACTTACATCAAAGATCCTGAGGAAAG gGACTTCTTATTTAATGCTATCGAAACAATGCCATGTGTCAAGAAGAAAGCAGACTGGGCCCTAAGGTGGATAAGAGACAGGAAAGCCACATTTG GTGAGAGAGTGGTTGCTTTTGCCTCGGTTGAAGGAATCTTCTTCTCTGGTGCTTTTGCAGCTATATTTTGGCTCAAGAAGAGAGGGCTGATGCCGGGTCTCACTTTCTCCAATGAACTTATTAGCAGAGATGAA TACCTAGTGAATAAACCTTTGGAAGAAAGAGTCAGAGAGATCATTGTCAATGCTGTTGAAATTGAACAG GAGTTTTTGACAGAAGCCTTGCCAGTTGGCTTGATTGGAATGAACTGCACTCTAATGAAACAATATATTGAATTTGTGGCTGACAGATTACTTCTGGAATTGGGCTTCTCTAAG GTCTTTCAAGCGGAAAACCCTTTTGATTTCATGGAGAACATTTCTTTGGAAGGAAAAACCAATTTTTTTGAGAAGAGAGTTTCAGAGTATCAGCGTTTTGCAGTGATGGCTGAAACAAATGATAATGTGTTTACTTTAGATGCTGACTTCTAG
- the RRM2B gene encoding ribonucleoside-diphosphate reductase subunit M2 B isoform X3: MNHWRKKLHFQRLFSDGLGNDLKSNEEPLLRKNPRRFVIFPIQYPDIWKMYKQAQASFWTAEEVDLSKDLPHWNKLKSEEKYFISHILAFFAASDGIVNENLVERFSQEVQVPEARCFYGFQILIENVHSEMYSLLIDTYIKDPEERDFLFNAIETMPCVKKKADWALRWIRDRKATFGERVVAFASVEGIFFSGAFAAIFWLKKRGLMPGLTFSNELISRDEGLHCDFACLMFQYLVNKPLEERVREIIVNAVEIEQEFLTEALPVGLIGMNCTLMKQYIEFVADRLLLELGFSKVFQAENPFDFMENISLEGKTNFFEKRVSEYQRFAVMAETNDNVFTLDADF, encoded by the exons ATGAACCACTGGAGGAAAAAGCTTCACTTTCAG AGGCTGTTCTCTGATGgtcttggaaatgacttaaaatcAAACGAAGAGCCCCTCTTAAGAAAAAATCCTCGACGGTTTGTCATTTTCCCAATCCAGTATCCTGATATATGGAAAATGTACAAACAGGCTCAAGCTTCTTTCTGGACAGCAGAAGAG GTTGACTTATCTAAGGATCTCCCTCACTGGAACAAACTGAAATCAGAGGAGAAGTACTTTATTTCACATATTCTAGCTTTTTTTGCAGCCAGTGATGGAATTGTGAATGAAAACTTG GTAGAACGCTTTAGCCAGGAAGTGCAGGTCCCAGAGGCTCGCTGCTTCTATGGTTTCCAGATACTAATAGAAAATGTTCATTCAGAGATGTACAGTTTATTAATAGATACTTACATCAAAGATCCTGAGGAAAG gGACTTCTTATTTAATGCTATCGAAACAATGCCATGTGTCAAGAAGAAAGCAGACTGGGCCCTAAGGTGGATAAGAGACAGGAAAGCCACATTTG GTGAGAGAGTGGTTGCTTTTGCCTCGGTTGAAGGAATCTTCTTCTCTGGTGCTTTTGCAGCTATATTTTGGCTCAAGAAGAGAGGGCTGATGCCGGGTCTCACTTTCTCCAATGAACTTATTAGCAGAGATGAA GGTCTCCATTGTGACTTTGCCTGTCTAATGTTTCAGTACCTAGTGAATAAACCTTTGGAAGAAAGAGTCAGAGAGATCATTGTCAATGCTGTTGAAATTGAACAG GAGTTTTTGACAGAAGCCTTGCCAGTTGGCTTGATTGGAATGAACTGCACTCTAATGAAACAATATATTGAATTTGTGGCTGACAGATTACTTCTGGAATTGGGCTTCTCTAAG GTCTTTCAAGCGGAAAACCCTTTTGATTTCATGGAGAACATTTCTTTGGAAGGAAAAACCAATTTTTTTGAGAAGAGAGTTTCAGAGTATCAGCGTTTTGCAGTGATGGCTGAAACAAATGATAATGTGTTTACTTTAGATGCTGACTTCTAG
- the RRM2B gene encoding ribonucleoside-diphosphate reductase subunit M2 B isoform X1 yields MAERRGCLTAAAAAAAAASRPQSPDARLFSDGLGNDLKSNEEPLLRKNPRRFVIFPIQYPDIWKMYKQAQASFWTAEEVDLSKDLPHWNKLKSEEKYFISHILAFFAASDGIVNENLVERFSQEVQVPEARCFYGFQILIENVHSEMYSLLIDTYIKDPEERDFLFNAIETMPCVKKKADWALRWIRDRKATFGERVVAFASVEGIFFSGAFAAIFWLKKRGLMPGLTFSNELISRDEGLHCDFACLMFQYLVNKPLEERVREIIVNAVEIEQEFLTEALPVGLIGMNCTLMKQYIEFVADRLLLELGFSKVFQAENPFDFMENISLEGKTNFFEKRVSEYQRFAVMAETNDNVFTLDADF; encoded by the exons AGGCTGTTCTCTGATGgtcttggaaatgacttaaaatcAAACGAAGAGCCCCTCTTAAGAAAAAATCCTCGACGGTTTGTCATTTTCCCAATCCAGTATCCTGATATATGGAAAATGTACAAACAGGCTCAAGCTTCTTTCTGGACAGCAGAAGAG GTTGACTTATCTAAGGATCTCCCTCACTGGAACAAACTGAAATCAGAGGAGAAGTACTTTATTTCACATATTCTAGCTTTTTTTGCAGCCAGTGATGGAATTGTGAATGAAAACTTG GTAGAACGCTTTAGCCAGGAAGTGCAGGTCCCAGAGGCTCGCTGCTTCTATGGTTTCCAGATACTAATAGAAAATGTTCATTCAGAGATGTACAGTTTATTAATAGATACTTACATCAAAGATCCTGAGGAAAG gGACTTCTTATTTAATGCTATCGAAACAATGCCATGTGTCAAGAAGAAAGCAGACTGGGCCCTAAGGTGGATAAGAGACAGGAAAGCCACATTTG GTGAGAGAGTGGTTGCTTTTGCCTCGGTTGAAGGAATCTTCTTCTCTGGTGCTTTTGCAGCTATATTTTGGCTCAAGAAGAGAGGGCTGATGCCGGGTCTCACTTTCTCCAATGAACTTATTAGCAGAGATGAA GGTCTCCATTGTGACTTTGCCTGTCTAATGTTTCAGTACCTAGTGAATAAACCTTTGGAAGAAAGAGTCAGAGAGATCATTGTCAATGCTGTTGAAATTGAACAG GAGTTTTTGACAGAAGCCTTGCCAGTTGGCTTGATTGGAATGAACTGCACTCTAATGAAACAATATATTGAATTTGTGGCTGACAGATTACTTCTGGAATTGGGCTTCTCTAAG GTCTTTCAAGCGGAAAACCCTTTTGATTTCATGGAGAACATTTCTTTGGAAGGAAAAACCAATTTTTTTGAGAAGAGAGTTTCAGAGTATCAGCGTTTTGCAGTGATGGCTGAAACAAATGATAATGTGTTTACTTTAGATGCTGACTTCTAG